gaaaaactCCTCGATCGGACTGGTTATCTGTTGAGCACTCATGGTTGTGtatatttttgttttgaaaAACCGCGCTCTCAAATTTACAAAACCAAAGCTTGATGGAGCCCAACTCGATAAAGCTTTTGACATTCAATGTCTGGGGATTGAAGTATGTGTCCAAGTTCCGCAAGGAACGTATAGCAGGGATAGTGCACAAGCTTCGCGACCCATCCGAGGACTACGATGTCATCGCCTTGCAGGAGGTATGGTGTGAAGAAGACTGGCAGTTGATAGATCACCAGTTGGCAGATTTGTATCCATATCGAAGAAGATTCAAAAGTGGGATCTTGACGGGTCCCGGATTGGCCATTCTCTCCAAGATCCCTATCAAGGAGTCCTGGCTCTACCGGTTCCCCGTCAATGGGTTCCCATCGGCCGTTCATAGAGGTGATTGGTATGTGGGTAAGAGTTTGTCAGTGACGACTCTCGCCTATAACATCGTGGTTTTGAACAGCCATATGCATGCACCATACGGCTATACTGGTCCCAACTCCTACACTTGTTCCAGATCGTGCCAGGCCTGGGATATCAGTAAACTCATCAATCTCTTGAATAAAGCCGGGTACCACATCATATTGGTGGGGGACTTGAACTCAAAGCCTGGATCGTTGCCAAATAAGTTGTTCACCCAACAGACAAACCTCCAGGACTCGTGggaacttttcaagagtTCCAGTGGCCAGTTGTTGACAAACGAAGAGGTTTCGGTGTTGTCGCCCAAAGACCAGATTTTGAAAGGAGGAGTCACGTGTGACTCCCAGCTCAACTCTTGGAGGGCAAAGAGGCGGTTGGATGAGGCGTGCCGGCTCGATTATGCGCTTATCAACCAGTCTTTGGGAGTGGTGGATGCTTCTGTTAAGTTCGTTGATAGCTTGCCCGAAGTGGGCTGCTCTTACTCGGACCATTTTGCATATTACGTGGAGTTGAAGCTCGGACCCAAGGCAGAGCCCCAGTCCAGCATAGATGCCTCCAAGGGCGATGTGTGGGCGGTTTATAAGGAGTTTTTGGCGGAAATCGAGGTGTACAAAACCCAGATCTTACCCAGCCATTTCAAATGGAGAGAGTACCATTTCTATGTTTCCATAGTGGCGATTCTTGTGCTTATTGTCGTGAACTCGATGAGCTTTGGGCCCTGGACGACGGTGATCTCGGTGTTGTTGCCAATTGTGTCCATTACTGGAGTTATCAACGGGATGTTTGCGTTATTGTGGATGAGAAGCGAGTTGAGGAATGTGGGAGAAGTCcagttggaggtggaagaTACGTTGCGGGCCTTGGACACACACgatttgattgacttggaggtggtgggagTGTAAGAGTTGAGGTGACAGTTGGATGAGCATCTCTACAAATAGGCAAGGAGGCCAAAAAACCATCCATATATATACGGGTCCCGTGGTGTTCATGGCACCCATAGCAAAATTCTAATCACCCGCCTACTGATAATGCATAATATTTCATCCTAGCCTAATCTCGTTTGTTGATTCGCACTTTTCTATCTACGTGTAAAACTATGCTATCTTGGATCTTAACCACGCTAACGTTGGTATTGGTGGTTCAggccaacttctttgacTTTGTCCAGAATCAGTTTCACACCAACAACCAAGGGGCGCCAGCACCGGCCGGGACTTTTGAAATGGGAGTACTCAATTCCAATTGTAAGGATTACTTGTGTCCTGAAACCCAAACGTGTGTACAAGGACCCAGACTGTGTCCATGCCCCTTTCCGTCAAGTCAGTTGAGATGTGTCTTACCGGACGGCAACTATATCTGCATTTCTAAGCCTGCTGGAGACTTTTCCGTCCGTTACAAGGATCCCCAGACTAACTGGAAAATCGATGCCAACGACGATACCATCAGAGATTGTGGTTGGGTGAACAGACACTACAGGAAGTGAAGAGACCAAGGGGAAGGTTCTAGATGTAAATAGGAGTACTTATATGTCAAAAGTGGTATCGAAATACACATATTCCATGACTGTGGTTGTAGTTGCTAAATAAGCCAGGCTCACCGATTGGGCACGAGACGCAAAGTGTGGGTAAAGACAGCTGACCCCTATAAAAATCCCCCGGAAAAACGTCTACGCCATCAACACATCCTCTACAACACACCTACACCCCACAAACATCTCTAACTCCTCTCATATACTCAGAACAAATCTCTTTCGCGTCCCTACCACCCGATGACCAAACCGCACCATTTTGTTTTTCGGGTGACTTCCCCAGCTTTAATTCTCACAAGTTTCTCAATCCCTGTTGCTGTCTCATTGTATTCAATATGACTATCGATATCAGTACCAACGAACCCACCCTAAGGCGCCGGTCGCTGGTCCATACGCAGCCCATGCCTCAGAACAACTACCACCGGTGTTTCCAGAACTACTACCACGGCCATAACTACTTGAATCCCAACCCCAAGTACATCGCCAGTATCAAATCGAATGTCAACCATTTCCAGTTGCgagatcttcttcagatCGACCAGACGACGGGGGACGTCTACTTCACCAAAAGCTACTCGTTGTGGAAGTTGAGCGGGCTCAACGACCCTTTGGGCCACCAGTTGGTATCAAGTGAGGTGTTAAAACCAGACTATTCTCCCAGATGCTTCAACGTCACCAACAATGGCCACATGGTAATAGGTGGTCTCATGACGTCTGCCTACAAGATTTTCTACTCAAACATCGAGGGgctcaaattgaacaaccaGAATTTGACCCGTCCACAAAAGGGACTATTTACCTTCTACAACTCGCAGTTAGACACGAGCAAAACCGTCAAGTTGGGGGAGATGATCAATAACTCGGTGCTTCTCGACAACGGCGGCAACGACCAGGCGTCTCAGTTCAAGGCGTACGTGTGTAATAATGACTCGTCGTTGTATGCGTTGGATATTGCCAATGGTGACCGCATCAGCATCTCCAGCAAGATGAGGTGTGAGCACGATGTGTCATTGAACAACGTGATGAAGTGTCCCACCAGCGACAAGCTCTTGGCGGTGACGGGCGACACGTCGCTGgtatttttggtggacCCCACCAGTCCTGGTGACAGCGTGGTACAAAAACTCCAGACCAACCACGACTCGGGATTTGGTATCAGCTTTCATCCCAATGGCAACATGTTCTCGGTGGCCTTCCAGAACGGCCATTGCTTGTTGTACGACCTTCGGAATCTTTCGCAGCCATTGCACACCATTAACTCCACTCGCCCCGGCCATCAGCTGGGAGCTTTCAGAGCCTGtaagttttccaactcgCTGTTCTCCGAcatcttggtggtgtcggAACACGTTGGCCGTGTACACGTCATCGACCTTCGCAACCTCAACGATGAGATCAACAACCACCAGGTGATTGTGTTTCCATTTGCGTTGGACCAGTTTGGTGAGTACAAAACCAAACAATGGCAGGAAAACCCCCACCTAGCCCGTGGCTATGGCAAAACAGACGATAAGGGTTTGTCCCccaaccaccaaaaatcCCCCAAAAAAACCGACCCCGTACTTGAATCCCATTATAATTTGCCGATTTATGACGAGGTGTTCAACCCGACTAGCATCCAGTTTAACGTTCCGCTCGTGTACGACTATGACTACTTGACCAACGTCAACcccaagttgttcaagtaccACACCTATCTGCCCGAGGCAAAGCCGGTAGAGGGCCCATCTTCTCCCGGCACGTCGCCCGTGTCACCACCGTTTGACTCCCAGCCACAGACCAACCTGACGTACGGAAGCAGCTTCGACAGCGTGTATAACGCCCCAACCTTGGCCTTGGGTGGAACTGCGTCTTCCAGCATCTCTCCCAGCACGTACCATAACGCAGAGAACCACATCCATGGGGAAATGGAGCTTTCGGGACTAGACTGGTACGGGTCCAAGCTTCTTATAGGCTGTGAGAATGGAGGAATCATAAGCTGGGATGTCAACTACATTGCTCGAAGAAGTTTTGGCCTGTTCTCTTTTGTATGACAATTGACATCGCGATTTGTTTTCGCACCCATTTCCTTTGATTTTTGTACGCGTTTTGAAACTTTACTATCAACAATCCCACACACCACTTAGCATGTATGTTCACCCGTCTCAGTTTGCGAAGGTGTACCAGGAGATCAAACGGACATCTTTGTCACACTCCACCTGCAAGTTGATCATCTTTGTGTCGTGCTTGGATATCGACTCGTTGTGTTCCAGCAAGATTCTTAGcaatatcttcaagaaagagTTGATTCAATACCAGCTTATTCCAGTGGTGGGTTATGCCGATTTGAAGGACCATTTCGAGAAGTTGGACGATGAGGTTGCAAATGTGATTCTCCTTGGCTGTGGGGCCATGTTGGATATAGAGGGGTTTCTTGATGTCACTGctgaggtggtggaggctCATGAGACAACCGACAAGAACGACGTGATCGCAGACCTTGCGAGGTTGAAGCGCCGGGTGTTTATCATAGACGGCCATAGGCCGTGGAACTTGGATAATTTATTTGGTTCAGCCTCCGTCGTATGCTTTGACGATGGCTATATTAATgacaacttggtggaagagaaagaagcaTATGAGAGGTTGATGGAAgaggatgaggatgaggacgaagaggaggatgatgaggatgacgaggaggaagaagaagaagaagatgaggatgatgatgaggacgaagaagaggatgacGAGGTTTTATCCATACATTCTCAGGATGATGTAGAAACGATATCTAGAAAGCGGAAGTTGCAACATCGGAAACTCCGaaaaatcaagaaacagAAACGTAtaaccatcaacaagtacgAGGAGGAACTCGAGAACTACTATAACCAAGGTACCACCATCATGTCGTCTACCACCGGCACCATCTACGCATTACTATCAACTATTGGTGAAACAAGCATAGAGAATTTATGGTTATCGATAATAGgcacttcttctttggataGCCACTATCCAGAAGTGTATGATAAATTCCAGCCGCTATTTAAGGAGGAAGTGATCAGATTGAATCCATCGAATTCGACCAACGAAAAAACGGCTGACTCTACTCTTTTGACGTTGGATAAAGACTATCACTTGTTCCTTTTGAGGCACTGGACCTTATACGATTCATTCTTCTACTCGAGTCATGTGAACTcgaagttgaacttgtggACAGAAGatgggaagaagaagctccaTAAGCTCTTCGCTACAATGGGTGTTTCACTAGCCATTGCTCAGCAAAAATGGATTTATATGGATACCACcgtcaagaagaatcttcCCTTCatattcaacaagtatttACCCAAATATGGATTGGAAGGTATTGTGAGAGAAGGATTTATCCGAACGTTTGGGTTCACAGGGCAATTGTCTGCTATCGAATGCGTGGAATCTTTGACGGCTTTGCTTGAAAGTGACAACAGAATACTCTTCAATTCGTCAACCACGCCAGTTACTTCgtctttggaaaatgaagatttggaagaCGAAGTCATCAGTTCCAGAATAAAGACCCGTGAGAAAATGTGGGTCAACAATTTCTGGTCTTCGTGGGATGCCTTGAACAtggacttggtcaacacGTCTGCCAACCCCATCGTCGCAGGCAACGGAGTCGggagtttgaagaagtctAAAGGGTTAGACCTACTTTTACAAGGCCTTGAAAGTGCTAAGAAGATCCAACAAGTCATTTTTCGAACTGGAACCTCGTTATTGGAGAGAAAGATGGTCAAAAACTTAAAGTTATATCGCTTGTGTGTGTTAAACGATGGATCTATTCCTGACCTAAAGGTGTTCAACAACCCATTGATCTTGTCTAAGCTTGGGAACTGGATTTTGGAGAACATCACCgagttggagttcttgaacaacaacttgaactttttaAAGCCTTTGGTGGTAGCAAGTTTGGACACCGAAACCGACACTTACCTTGTCATTGGGCTTGCACCCAAGTATCCAGCAGGATTATCCAACTCAGAGAAGGCCAAATTGATCCAAAAAAATAAGAAAGCTGACGGCCGTGACCAGCCAGACGTAAACAGTATCACCACCCGGTTGAACACGTTTAGCGTGGCCTTTCATCAAGTTGCAAATAGTTCAGGAGCCAAGGTCAGAATTGACAGTTTTGACAAGTCGGTAATTGAAATCAGAAAAGACGATCTTTCCCCatttttggagaagttgaccTTCAGTGGGTTGATTTAGAGAAGGGATGGGATCTAGTAAACTGTATTATAGTCTAGTCATTCGTAATAAGAAATTTTGCAATCCGCATTCGTCGCATTCGTAGTTTTGTTATCGCATTTGTTATCGCATTTGTTATCGCATTTGTGTCCCATGTCAATTGTAATAGTTGGGTAAGTCAATTATAAACATCACAACAAACAAAACTAACATCACAAAGAGCAGGAATTCTTGGATTATACACAGCGTTCGAGTTAATTGAGCTGGGAAAACCCCCGGCTCTGGTCAGAATCGTAGCTGAATTTACTCCAGGGGACTATTCCCATCAATACACTTCACCTTGGGCAGGAGCGTATTTTTCTGCTGGAATTGAACTACAGTTGATTCCATACAGTAAGTACACCTACGAGAATCTTCCTAGGTTACAGGAGAAGCTCGGAACCGCGTGTGGACTCGCAAGAACTGTTTGCATAGAATATCTGGAAGATAAGGTGGTTCCGGAGGACTTGCAACATCTCCAATTCATCCGGGATTTGGAAATCATTGATGACAAGTATCATGGAATTAAGTTCTCGGGGTGGACATTTAACCCGCccaaattgaccaagaaacTCTTGCAATATTTACTTGACAAAGGTGTTTGTCTCGATAAGAGAAGAGTACAAACCTTGGAAGAGGCTTCAGATGAACAGACGCAAATCGTGTTCAACTGCTCGGGAAATGGGGCCAGAGAGTTGGCCCACGACTCGAGCTGCCACCCGGTCCGTGGTcaggtggtggtggtctCAGCCCCTGAAATCAAAGAGGTTGTCACGTTGTGGTCGCTGAGCGAGTCAACCTACGTTATTCCACGGCCAGATTCCGAGCTCCACGAGGTGGTACTTGGGGGACTCTACCAGGATAACAATGGTGACATTGCCAGCTATGAAGCTGATTCCCAGGACATTTTGGAGCGGGTTTCTCGGTTGTATCCCGGCATCAGCACATCGTTTGAGCGAGTGGTTCGCGTGGCTACTGGCCTAAGACCTGGCCGGGACGGAGGTCCTCGTGTCGAGAGGGAGAACACCGCGAGCGGAGTGGTGGTGGTCCATAACTATGGGGCTGGAGGGTGCGGATATCTCATGGGGTTTGGAATGGCTCACACAGCTGTCCTGCTCATGGAATAAATAGGAATACAATTAAATCAAATCGCAGTAATCGCATTGCATCGCATCGCGAACTTGAAGTCGCTAGCATGAACATCGAGTTTGGGGATGTCGAGTTCAACGACACCAACAGCCTCAAgctcatcaccaaagagcTCCGAAAGGAGCAGTACAGCGTGAAGAACCGGCTCCAGTCTATTCTCTACGACTACCAGTTCATAAAATCGCTAAATTTATTGCACTACCCGCTCGTTCCCAACGAACGGTGCGGCCTATGGTATTTACCACCAGACGAGTACACCCATACTGCGTACTTCAAGTCAACCGATGGCCATACCAACGAATGGCAGTTTTCCTACCGAAGACTCAATTTGCACCTTGTGCCGGTGGTTGAACAGCATGGAGGAATTGTGCTCATCGATTCCACCCGGAAGGGAAAATTGGTGCCGGATGCATTGCTGAAAACAATTCCCATTTGGTGTGCGGTGTTGAACTGCTTGGTGTTCGGACTTGACGAGGATAAACACCACTATTTGAAGGTACCATCGTTTGTGCCTGAAACTGAGAAAAACCAGATCGTCAAGCGAATCCCCGGATTTGTCAAGGAGGCCAAACGGTTGAATCTCGTGAATATCAGCCTTTCCAAGCCACTAGCACCCACCTGGATCTACCCGAGCCACAAAAAAGCTACACTCGACCCACTTCACCATCACGTGATCTGTATAAGTGCTTCGGACAACCATCTTCAGAACATGAGTGTGCGAGCAGGAGACGACATATTGTCGTGGAAGTACATCCAAGGGGCTGGCGATGACCACGAGCTCTGGGCACCCGACCGTCTCAGTCCACAGATGTTCTGGGAAAATCTCCAGTTTTTAACGGAATTTGAAAGTGGGTATATCACTTGCAATGAGCAGGAGTTAAATGAAAGGTTAAAAACACTCCACAAAACTACCAAAGAGTTAGAGGTCTGGCTGGTGCTCAACACAGGGTTGTACTTTGGcagcatcaccaacacGTTGGACTACGGTAGTGGTCCTCATGTTGAAAATGTGGTGGTTCTCAGCAAGAACACCATAAAAAACGTACCCAAAACCATTAAAGTGTTCCACTACGAGCTTGaaccaaacaaaaaggGATCCAAACTTCTCCGGGGAATTCTTCCAGTACTCATACCTCAATTAACCACAAACACGTTGGTTTTGTGTGACAATGGGAAAGATTTGAGCATTGGGGTTATATTGGCTATACTCTGCCAGAAatttgatttgaagttgcaaAGACTTGAGAAAGCAGGAAACGGAAACAAggacttgatcaagcaATTTTTGGGAGAGATTAACCGTATTCGTCCCGTGAGCCCCAGTAGAAACACCCTTCAAAGCGTCAACAGCTACTTGATGTAGCGAGAGTGGCAGAACCACAACCAATCAACTACCACACAGCCAAAGGTAATTTTGTTGCCGTTTGTGGACTGGTTCCGGCTACTGTCATCCGGCATCTCATCTCATGCTAATCACCGAGTGCTATATATATAGCCGCGACATTATAAATGCCAGAAAAAATTCACCAGATACTTGACCAAATCAATTATTATGAGATTCTTAGTGTTACCAGGATACTTGCAATCGGGCAAAACACTGGCAGAAAAGTCGTCAGGAATCAGaaagctcttgaaaaagGCCAACCATGAGTTGGAGTATATCGACCCGCCTAGAGTGCTTTCGAGTCCTAGTGAGTTGGCATTCAAATTAGGCGATACTCAGGAAGAAATTGATCTGAAATGGCAGAACATTGTCGACGCTAATAATAACCGGTGCTGGTGGTTGGCCAATGACACCAACCCGTACCTCGGGTTTGTGGAGTCTTACAATCATATGGTGAAGCATATCACTGAGAATGGACCTTATGATGGAATCATCGGATTCTCCCAGGGGGCAGGGATGTCGTTGATCTTACTTCAGcagttcaacttcaaggtaTGCTTATCGTTTTCTGGCTTTTGTTTCACGCTTCCAAGTGATCCCAGTTATGACAAGGTCAACATTAACTACCAGATTGAAGACCCCGAAGAGTACAAAAGCAAGAACATGTTGAACGACGAGTACAAAAAGTACTATGGCAGCGACACCCCAATTTTGAACATTTATGGAAACAATGATAACTTGGTGCCTCGGGTCAGGTCTATATTTATTGAGTCTGTGTTTAAGAATGTGGAAAGCTATGAGTTTGAAGGAGGACATATGATGCCAAACAAGAAGCCATTTTTGGCTCCGATTGTGGAGCGTGTGAATTCCATCGACAAGTCGTAGGTGGGCGTACAAATAGGTATGGTACAAATAATTATGGTGCAAATAATTATGGTACAAATAGTTATGGTACAAATAATTATGGTACAAATAGTTACGGAACGTGTAGATAGTTATAGATTTGGAGATAGTTATAGATTTGAGGTCAAGATTGAAACAAAGGAAAATGTAGAAGCGGATGAAGAGATTCTGTTGGACACTTTATCACCATTGCACAATCTTGCACATCAAaagtatcaccaacttccGCGCATCTCGTTTTCTCAACACCCCAATGTCCAACGTCCCATCAATGTACAAACAGCAGGCCGAGTTGCCGGCCTGGATGAAAAAGGGCCAGGAGAACAAGTACGACCGATATGGTGCCCGCCCATCTGCACCCACGGCTCCAGAAGCCGAATCCAACGACAAATATTCAAAATACAGAGTGAACGAGGACGACCGAGCCAACAGAATAAGACGTGAAGGCACCGCTAAGCGTGACCGTGACCGCAGTGAAGGTGATGCAACTGACTACAGCAAGTATACTAAATACAACGAGAGAGAAAGAAGCGCCCGCAAAGACGTACACAAAGAGGAACTCGAAGTGACGGCGGCAGAGCCAGAACAGgaccaacttgaaccaaCTCCCGAACCAGAGCCTGAAGTGTTGGCctacaagaacttgaaggtaaCAAATCCTGCCAACTCATACTACCAGACATTTCAGAGCAACCTCAAGCGAGACGAAAAGGATGTCAACTCAATAATCAGAACTCACTACAATCAACGAACATACCAATCCAAGTACCAAGGAAACCGGACCAAGTCGCCCATTATCAAGCTCCGTAACTTTAacaatatcatcaagtacATTTTGCTTGGAGAGTTCTGCAAGCCGGTTGCTGCAGGTGAAGGTCCGTTCCGAGTATTGGACTTGTGCTGTGGAAAGGGCggagacttgaacaaaatggAGTTTATCAAGGTAGACGAGTATGTGGGGATCGACATCAGTGATGCTTCAATTCGCGAGGCGTATAGCAGATACGAAAAGAATAAGGTTAGGTTCAAAAGcaactttggtggtggctCTCACAGGGACAGCAGAAAGTATAATTTTCAGAGTTTCTTTGCTACAGGTGACTTATTCAACTACTCGATTCCTGACATCTTGGAGCCTAACTTCCCTGGTATCATTGATAATGTGTTTCCAGTCGATGCAGTGTCCAACCAGTTTTCTCTTCACTATGCGTTTGAGACCGAAGATAAAATCAGATGCCTCATAAACAACGTTGCCAAGTCCCTCAAAACAGGGGGTAAATTCGTGGGGACGATCCCATCATCTGATTTTATCAAGTACaaggtgaagaaggaaatGAGGCCGGAGGATACGACGTTTGCCTTTGGCAATGAGCTTTACCAGGTCAAGTTCCACGAAAAACCTCCTGCTGATGGTGACTTCAACACCAGCCCGTTTGGAAATGGCTACAACTACAGCTTGACTGATGCTATTGACGACGTACCGGAATATGTGGTGCCATTTGAGACCCTCAGGCGAATCTGTGAAGATAACCTGCTTGTGttgaaagtgaagaaggatttcattgagtttttcaacaaggagATCCCCAAGTATTTCAAGAGGCttaacaacaacttgattcaGAGTATCAAGCGGTCGGACGGTAAATATGGCattgaaggacttgaacGTGAAGCAATTGAGTTTtatcttctttttgtgtttgaaaagGCCTAAATGCGAACCAGTACAACCCGGAGGCAACCACCGGAAAACCTAGTACCAGCTCTCCGTGGCTGGACCAGCCGACCTCCCTCTATAAAATATTATTTTTGTTGCGTGGCACCGTCGCACTGTTCTACGGGTGCAGTAGAACCTGAAATAATAAGGGGCTCAACTGTAACGATCGGCACTTAGCACTCGGGTCAATATTTGTTAGACGAAGGAACCTTTTGGTTCTAGCGGATCCGAATACCCATTGGATGATGTTAAAATGTCCACGGGGACAACAGAAAATTGCTATTTGTGGAACCACCCCACAACGCACACGAAGATATTTACGCAACTCCATCAGAAAATATACAACCGCAAACACCCACTGATGCACGAGAAGGTCGGCTACCAGAAGTAGAAACTATAAGCTTACGA
The sequence above is drawn from the Yamadazyma tenuis chromosome 3, complete sequence genome and encodes:
- the ISC1 gene encoding phospholipase C type enzyme (BUSCO:EOG09263A64; COG:T; EggNog:ENOG503NW9A), whose translation is MEPNSIKLLTFNVWGLKYVSKFRKERIAGIVHKLRDPSEDYDVIALQEVWCEEDWQLIDHQLADLYPYRRRFKSGILTGPGLAILSKIPIKESWLYRFPVNGFPSAVHRGDWYVGKSLSVTTLAYNIVVLNSHMHAPYGYTGPNSYTCSRSCQAWDISKLINLLNKAGYHIILVGDLNSKPGSLPNKLFTQQTNLQDSWELFKSSSGQLLTNEEVSVLSPKDQILKGGVTCDSQLNSWRAKRRLDEACRLDYALINQSLGVVDASVKFVDSLPEVGCSYSDHFAYYVELKLGPKAEPQSSIDASKGDVWAVYKEFLAEIEVYKTQILPSHFKWREYHFYVSIVAILVLIVVNSMSFGPWTTVISVLLPIVSITGVINGMFALLWMRSELRNVGEVQLEVEDTLRALDTHDLIDLEVVGVQLRCVLPDGNYICISKPAGDFSVRYKDPQTNWKIDANDDTIRDCGWVNRHYRK
- the CDC45 gene encoding DNA replication initiation factor cdc45 (BUSCO:EOG0926129I; COG:L; EggNog:ENOG503NW6T), with protein sequence MYVHPSQFAKVYQEIKRTSLSHSTCKLIIFVSCLDIDSLCSSKILSNIFKKELIQYQLIPVVGYADLKDHFEKLDDEVANVILLGCGAMLDIEGFLDVTAEVVEAHETTDKNDVIADLARLKRRVFIIDGHRPWNLDNLFGSASVVCFDDGYINDNLVEEKEAYERLMEEDEDEDEEEDDEDDEEEEEEEDEDDDEDEEEDDEVLSIHSQDDVETISRKRKLQHRKLRKIKKQKRITINKYEEELENYYNQGTTIMSSTTGTIYALLSTIGETSIENLWLSIIGTSSLDSHYPEVYDKFQPLFKEEVIRLNPSNSTNEKTADSTLLTLDKDYHLFLLRHWTLYDSFFYSSHVNSKLNLWTEDGKKKLHKLFATMGVSLAIAQQKWIYMDTTVKKNLPFIFNKYLPKYGLEGIVREGFIRTFGFTGQLSAIECVESLTALLESDNRILFNSSTTPVTSSLENEDLEDEVISSRIKTREKMWVNNFWSSWDALNMDLVNTSANPIVAGNGVGSLKKSKGLDLLLQGLESAKKIQQVIFRTGTSLLERKMVKNLKLYRLCVLNDGSIPDLKVFNNPLILSKLGNWILENITELEFLNNNLNFLKPLVVASLDTETDTYLVIGLAPKYPAGLSNSEKAKLIQKNKKADGRDQPDVNSITTRLNTFSVAFHQVANSSGAKVRIDSFDKSVIEIRKDDLSPFLEKLTFSGAGILGLYTAFELIESGKPPASVRIVAEFTPGDYSHQYTSPWAGAYFSAGIELQLIPYSKYTYENLPRLQEKLGTACGLARTVCIEYSEDKVVPEDLQHLQFIRDLEIIDDKYHGIKFSGWTFNPPKLTKKLLQYLLDKGVCLDKRRVQTLEEASDEQTQIVFNCSGNGARELAHDSSCHPVRGQVVVVSAPEIKEVVTLWSSSESTYVIPRPDSELHEVVLGGLYQDNNGDIASYEADSQDILERVSRLYPGISTSFERVVRVATGLRPGRDGGPRVERENTASGVVVVHNYGAGGCGYLMGFGMAHTAVSLME
- the RIT1 gene encoding tRNA A64-2'-O-ribosylphosphate transferase (BUSCO:EOG09261N2L; EggNog:ENOG503NVWI; COG:A) — encoded protein: MNIEFGDVEFNDTNSLKLITKELRKEQYSVKNRLQSILYDYQFIKSLNLLHYPLVPNERCGLWYLPPDEYTHTAYFKSTDGHTNEWQFSYRRLNLHLVPVVEQHGGIVLIDSTRKGKLVPDALSKTIPIWCAVLNCLVFGLDEDKHHYLKVPSFVPETEKNQIVKRIPGFVKEAKRLNLVNISLSKPLAPTWIYPSHKKATLDPLHHHVICISASDNHLQNMSVRAGDDILSWKYIQGAGDDHELWAPDRLSPQMFWENLQFLTEFESGYITCNEQELNERLKTLHKTTKELEVWSVLNTGLYFGSITNTLDYGSGPHVENVVVLSKNTIKNVPKTIKVFHYELEPNKKGSKLLRGILPVLIPQLTTNTLVLCDNGKDLSIGVILAILCQKFDLKLQRLEKAGNGNKDLIKQFLGEINRIRPVSPSRNTLQSVNSYLIYLTKSIIMRFLVLPGYLQSGKTSAEKSSGIRKLLKKANHELEYIDPPRVLSSPSELAFKLGDTQEEIDSKWQNIVDANNNRCWWLANDTNPYLGFVESYNHMVKHITENGPYDGIIGFSQGAGMSLILLQQFNFKVCLSFSGFCFTLPSDPSYDKVNINYQIEDPEEYKSKNMLNDEYKKYYGSDTPILNIYGNNDNLVPRVRSIFIESVFKNVESYEFEGGHMMPNKKPFLAPIVERVNSIDKS
- a CDS encoding uncharacterized protein (EggNog:ENOG503P4BW; COG:S) yields the protein MTIDISTNEPTLRRRSSVHTQPMPQNNYHRCFQNYYHGHNYLNPNPKYIASIKSNVNHFQLRDLLQIDQTTGDVYFTKSYSLWKLSGLNDPLGHQLVSSEVLKPDYSPRCFNVTNNGHMVIGGLMTSAYKIFYSNIEGLKLNNQNLTRPQKGLFTFYNSQLDTSKTVKLGEMINNSVLLDNGGNDQASQFKAYVCNNDSSLYALDIANGDRISISSKMRCEHDVSLNNVMKCPTSDKLLAVTGDTSSVFLVDPTSPGDSVVQKLQTNHDSGFGISFHPNGNMFSVAFQNGHCLLYDLRNLSQPLHTINSTRPGHQSGAFRACKFSNSSFSDILVVSEHVGRVHVIDLRNLNDEINNHQVIVFPFALDQFGEYKTKQWQENPHLARGYGKTDDKGLSPNHQKSPKKTDPVLESHYNLPIYDEVFNPTSIQFNVPLVYDYDYLTNVNPKLFKYHTYSPEAKPVEGPSSPGTSPVSPPFDSQPQTNSTYGSSFDSVYNAPTLALGGTASSSISPSTYHNAENHIHGEMELSGLDWYGSKLLIGCENGGIISWDVNYIARRSFGSFSFV
- the ABD1 gene encoding mRNA cap guanine-N7 methyltransferase (BUSCO:EOG09262QTY; EggNog:ENOG503NTXE; COG:A), with amino-acid sequence MSNVPSMYKQQAELPAWMKKGQENKYDRYGARPSAPTAPEAESNDKYSKYRVNEDDRANRIRREGTAKRDRDRSEGDATDYSKYTKYNERERSARKDVHKEELEVTAAEPEQDQLEPTPEPEPEVLAYKNLKVTNPANSYYQTFQSNLKRDEKDVNSIIRTHYNQRTYQSKYQGNRTKSPIIKLRNFNNIIKYILLGEFCKPVAAGEGPFRVLDLCCGKGGDLNKMEFIKVDEYVGIDISDASIREAYSRYEKNKVRFKSNFGGGSHRDSRKYNFQSFFATGDLFNYSIPDILEPNFPGIIDNVFPVDAVSNQFSLHYAFETEDKIRCLINNVAKSLKTGGKFVGTIPSSDFIKYKVKKEMRPEDTTFAFGNELYQVKFHEKPPADGDFNTSPFGNGYNYSLTDAIDDVPEYVVPFETLRRICEDNSLVLKVKKDFIEFFNKEIPKYFKRLNNNLIQSIKRSDGKYGIEGLEREAIEFYLLFVFEKA